Proteins encoded in a region of the Ochotona princeps isolate mOchPri1 unplaced genomic scaffold, mOchPri1.hap1 HAP1_SCAFFOLD_2161, whole genome shotgun sequence genome:
- the LOC131479084 gene encoding patched domain-containing protein 3-like, which translates to MLADFSTQSEYAWFHNLLESRTYTKLLVDGLDTFFKSPLGGLSPSDNPDACMQVFRSWLQSPIGLNFASQFTWQKEGGLKAFQIQLVPQYHSGSQELSEFMTMLRHDLSKFKNADVHAYNKLFVFYESDSGVLSSTLSNMAWAVLAVTVVSFALLPSLWSAALVIFILILIDVALVGFMYYWNLPLNMLTMVNLIISIGFSIDYAAHMCHTFSHCVGLSRDMRVFETLVLIGNPIFHGVMSTQLGVLVLAHTGSHVLEVFFKMMTLVLTLAFAHGAILLPVLLSLFGPIGHEKEPLNVALTKFKRGLTIDKILSKKYPQ; encoded by the exons ATGCTTGCTGACTTTTCTACGCAGTCGGAGTATGCATGGTTTCACAACCTGCTCGAATCGCGCACATACACCAAGCTCCTCGTGGATGGTCTTGATACCTTCTTCAAATCACCCCTAGGCGGACTCTCTCCGAGCGATAATCCGGATGCCTGCATGCAGGT GTTTCGGTCGTGGCTGCAATCCCCAATCGGACTGAATTTCGCGTCCCAGTTCACGTGGCAGAAGGAAGGTGGTCTCAAAGCATTTCAGATTCAGCTGGTGCCGCAGTACCATAGCGGGTCTCAAGAACTGAGCGAATTTATGACCATGTTGAG GCATGACCTTAGCAAGTTCAAGAACGCGGATGTGCACGCCTATAATAAGCTTTTCGTTTTTTACGAGTCGGACTCCGGCGTTCTTTCAAGCACTCTGTCCAACATGGCATGGGCTGTCCTGGCTGTCACGGTG GTGTCATTTGCTCTACTGCCTTCTTTGTGGAGCGCCGCACTGGTGATTTTCATCCTAATTCTTATCGACGTCGCTTTAGTGGGCTTCATGTACTATTGGAATCTGCCCCTGAACATGCTGACTATGGTCAACCTGATTATCTCTATTG GATTTTCCATCGACTACGCTGCACACATGTGCCATACATTTTCACACTGTGTGGGCTTGTCCCGGGATATGCGCGTTTTCGAAACGCTTGTACTCATTGGGAACCCAATATTCCATGGAGTTATGTCGACGCAGCTGGGTGTGCTGGTTTTGGCACACACAGGCAGTCACGTTTTGGAAGTCTTTTTCAAGATGATGACACTTGTGTTGACACTGGCGTTTGCACACGGTGCTATCCTGTTGCCGGTCCTTCTCAGCCTGTTTGGACCCATAGGCCATGAAAAGGAGCCTCTCAATGTTGCGCTTACCAAGTTCAAGCGCGGTCTAACCATTGATAAAATCTTGTCCAAAAAATATCCTCAATAG